ggggagctactggggcatctttggggacacagatctttactgctaaagggctgttgtgtacaacatttctagcttacttctttagttaggctctagttctcctttaaaactttgaTTGTTTGCTGTGTTGCCAGAATTTGGACTTGCTATTGTGTCTGTTCCCACATTTTCATGTTTCCATAATAAATCTTGCTAAAACTTGCAGTTCTTGTGTTTATTCAGCACTTGGCTCTGTACAAACCAGCACTTTTCCTAACACCAAGTAAAGGAGGGTTATATTAACTGCCTTCTTTAATCCCACAGGTCTAACCCTCTCTTGCCATCATTCCATTATGTAGAGTAGTTGATTACTAATTTTACAATGTGAAGTTAAGCCACAATAGCAACAGAAATTCAATGGAATCGGGTCTATTTATGACTATTCccacaaaatatttaaatcaaCAGCATATACTGTTGATCCAACAAAACTCGAAAAGCAGAccgcacttctgaaaatggggtttattggagttcctgctggaaagacctaacgcgtttcaggagttatcccttagtcataggtttgaacctatgactaagggataactcccgaaacgcgttaggtctttccagcaggaactccaataaaccccattttcagaagtgccgtctgcttttcgAGTTTTGTTGTgtgtacagtggggacactgtctgactgagcacctggcctgaggggagagcggtgagctgtTTGCGGTCCTTTTTTGCTCTTTTGTCTACATATACTGTTGATCCCAGTGTTAAAGCAGGTATAGATAAAGGAGGTGTAATTTCTGCAGTTGGCAACACCAATCTTTCCACTGAAATGAATGGTGCCCACTGTGCCCAGTAAATCCAGTAtaattaacaaaacaaataatgccTACTAGCTAACAGTTTACCAACTCCTCTACAACAccctttatgtaataaaacagtagaactGATATACATAGCTTAGAGCGTGTCCATTGGTATTGCACTAAgctgtgcctttaaaggagaaggaaacccagacggtgcaaaaaccctcccccctcccgtgtgttacccaccctccctcctcccccctggcctacctgtcccactgggcaaatgcccctaacttgttactcacccttctgcacaggtccagtccacggagttcacaggcaccatcttcttccaagcgatcttcttcctgctttgaccagcgttttggcgcatgcgcagtaggagcatttcgccggtacggatctactgctcattccaatttcactttgtgacttttggcgcatgcgcagtagatcataccggcgaaatgctcctactgcgcatgcgccggtcaaagcaggaagaagatcgcgtggaagaagatggtgcctgtgaactccgtggactggacctgtgcagaagggtaagtaacaagttaggggcatttgcccagcgggacgggtaggccaggggggaggagggagggtgggaaacacacgggaggggggggagggttttttgcgccgactaggtttccttctcctttaagatttaagGCATTAGGAATTCAAATAAATAGTGAGGGACGTTCATAAACGGGTGCGATAAGGCAAAAGGTAACACTCAGTAACactaaaacagaataaaaagggaaaacaaatacCACTCAGTATAAGTTTTAGAAATTATTTGTATTTGGTTAGTATCGGAATGAACCTTGGCAAAGCTTTAACCTCCTTGATTTTATTAGTACTCTCTTTACATCTTTGTTTCTGAAGGTGTAAATAAAGGGATTCAATAGGGGAGTAATAACAGTATATATTAGGGCAAAGAACCTGTCATATTGGGAACCCTTTGGCACAGCATAAACAATGATGGTTGTTATATAAAACAATCCTGCTACAGTGAGATGAGAAgagcaggtggagaaggctttctgTTTCGATTCAGCACTTTTAATCTTTGAAATGATGATTATAATATGGATGTAGAGTCCAACAGTTATGGTGAAGGGGAGTCCAGATGCAAAAATTGCCCCCGAGTTTGTCACCATCTGGCTCATATAAGGACTGGAACAAGCCAATGACTGTAGAGCAGCAAAGTCACAAAAGAAATGATTGATTTCATTAGGGCCACAGAATTCCAAGGCAGCCGTAAAACCCGTGGGGATTGATACATTTATAATCCCAAGAATAAATGGTAAAAGTACAAGTTGCACACAGACTCGCTGGGTCATGATAGAAACATATTGCAGGGGCTTGTTAATAGCCAGGACTCTGTCAAAAGCCATGACTGCAAGTAGGTAACATTCTGCTGTTCCTAAAGTAGCAGTGACAAACAATTGTATGAAACATCCACTGAAGGATATGCTCTTCTTATCTGCAATGAGGTTAGCCAGAAGATTAGGAATAATGCAAGACACAAATATTATTTCTAGAGTAGATAATGTGCTGATAAAAAAGTACATTGGGGTGTGAAGTGAAGGTTCAGCTcttactataaaaataatgataacgTTCCCAAATACACACATGATGTAGACAAGCAAAGTGACAAAGAACAGAGGAATCTGGAGCTGATATAAATCTGAAAAAGCCAATAAAATAAACTCTTCCACTGTGGTCTTATTGCCTTTATCCATCAGGCTGCAAAGCGGTATCTATAAGATAAATACACAAAGTTTCTAAGTTACATTTTGGGAATTTCAGATGAACATTGAGCTTGAGgccaaatattatattttatactttttagcTGAACCTATTCTCCATcctattttacaaataattattcCCCAGTGATACCTTGGCCCAAATGGTTTATCTGTAACAACCATAAATTGGATTGGATCATCCCTTGCTCAAgcccagggttggactaggcATCCCAGTCCTGTTCCCTGCACTAATCTTCTTGCCACAGGTCGCGGCAAATTAAAGACGTGCGCATGTGCAGCTAAGGGGGTGTGGCTCGCCAGGGGAACCCAGAGGTGGGGACCCGGAGGGGCAGGGGTGCACCACCAAAGACGTGCCATCGCCAGATAGGTCTCCAAGGGTAGAAAGAAGCTGCCCCTGgaacctttaagagccgaatttttcagtttttaaactggaaattcggctttactggtgcaagagagcgcaattgcgctctccacacTAGTGTTCCTTCCTCCCCCCCTGACTGGTAAGCCAGTGAGGGGGGGGAATTACAGGAGCCGCTTCAGGCATTGCGCAAAAAAGTTTGGCGCAACGCCTGAGTTTTGCCGcgaaaaatgatgcccatagactccaatgggtggaaaaaattgtgcgtgcattttggtgaattatcgattttgcgaattttttggcaaagcaaaaagggtcggattcacccatcactaaaaccAATatcaatacaggcatgggacctgttatccgaaaTGCTCGAAACCCAGGGCTTTTGGGATAATGGataattttgtaatttggatcttcatacattaagggggttatttatttttttgtctggatgttttaataacaacaaactcaaccaaactcccatccctgaatttgttattattatttactgatactttaactagaaaaaaaatcggATTGAGAAAAGAGCCTGAAAAATGCGTGCATCaatttgtgcaactttttcagattgctgTGTGCATTTGACACCCAAAACACTcggatttttcagattatcgtatgaaacccagcgcagaccacaatatcttcaaactggcatctgccattaacttacacatgaactcagcaggtttgaaATTGAGAGTTTtggtatttggatttttaacagcCTAgaggtacagctatgggacctgttaaccagaatgcttgggacttggggttgtctggataatggatctttctgtgatttggatcttcataccttaagtctattagaaaatcatgtaaacattaaataaacccaataggctgttttagctttcaataaggattaattctatcttagttgggatcaagttattattacagagaaaaagggaatcattttttaaaatttggattatttggatgaaatggagtctatgggagacagctattctgtaattgggagctttctggataatgggtttctggataatgatacctgtttttgtttatatattggtTTGAAAGTGTTTTTGTATATGTGTGTAGTGTGTTATTTAATGTGGTTGTTTCTGTGGCTGTGCCCATATGTGTGAGTTTGTGCCTAGGTAAAAAGGGAGCTGATTTCCTTGGTGTATAGAATTGCTGTTATTAGGAAATCCACACTGGTTAAAGTGTCACAGGTGCTGTAGTTGCAGAATGTCGCTGTCAATTTGCGATAACTATCATTTTCATACACCATATCTGCCAGGATTCCAGCCCTAGGAACTTGCCAACTGTCAGCGATTGCTGTATAACCATTATACTGTTTGGGACTGGGACTTTGTTTAAACAATTGTTTGTAAATggtttgctattgaaagcagaatctGTCTCTCCCTTGCAATTCTTTGCActtctccagccaagactccagtgcTCACAATTCATTGTATGCTTCTATGCAAGTCTATTAATGTCTCCTGCCATACTTTTCAGTACtcagaaccaggagtgcagaCAATTGCAATGTGGGAGACAAATACTTCTTTAAAAGCAATTGCGTTTGCTAATCTGCAGACTAGATTCAGTTCTATCATCCCCAGCCCAAAACAAGTTACCCCACATTATAGAAATAGAGCTGCAGAATATAATGAAACAAATACAACCCCAACTCTGAAATCATTCACTTGTCCAACGCAATTTGGAGAATGTCACTTACCTCACTTGTGTTCAAGGCAAGGTGTCAGATTCTTCTGAGACAAATATCGTGGAAAGTGGTAGAGGCACAACTAATAAATGCTGCATTTACATCTGATATTGCCCAGTGGGGATTGTGCAGCATTAGCCTCGGGGGGGCtaattaatttaatggtgaatgtgaaaagggaaaagagaataacaaaaaaaagtcatttgtATGGCACCTTCCACAATAAGGAATCACTGGAGACTTTGGGACTTTTCTGGGAATAAGAATTCAAGATATTCAGCatccagaattagtgatgggtgaatttattcgccatgcgagAATTCGCGGGGGAATTCCCAtgattcgccggcggtgaataaatttgcgaaaaccgcagcgaaaatttgcaggtgtcaaaaaaaaatggacgctggcacagtttcgcgaatttcgcgggaaatacatgaattttcccgcaaagcaaaacaccccaaattcacccatcataaTCCAGAATCTTGATCTGATTTGCAgctgaattatttatttgattcacAGGTTCAGCAAATGAATTAGGAATGATATAAGTGGTGTAACCTGCACTGGATATGGTAATGGCAATTTCTGATGAGTTTCTAAGGGCTCAGCGTGTTCTTACACTGGGCAAGCCCCAGACTCAGTACTGTGGCCATGTATTTGATGCAAATTAAGACATacgtatatatagtgaataacgtaccccctcttgtaaaatataaggatattataagttacagaggagtttcatgaccatataaaaacatgaggccgaaggctgagtctttttatacaggtcatggaactccgaggtaacttctaatatcctcatattttgcaactggggatactttatttattataatacacaagtttcggtgagtcatgtgacagaaatgacatcagaactcaccgtttataactgatgacatcggaactcaccgtttataaggatatcatttacaagatattcatggcttttgtttattatatatagttacataagtCCATCAAGTACAgtccctccaaatgaaccccagtgcatatacatacatatatatatatatatatatatatatatatatatatatatatatatatatatatatatatatatatatatatatatatataaacaagggaaagttgtgctcaccactagtttttaaaatcattaggcgggggtgcaatgaggctgtgaccacaaaatacatatagacaaatacaagattcctctgcactcaacccattatcaatatatttaagacagagacattttgtgcatactgctactgaaaaatgccttaccctttaaacaaaacagggattgttgcaatatatttaagctggccaactacgtcaaagtcatcccatatctggcagtatgcacaaaatgtctctgtcttaaatatattgataatgggttgagtgcagaggaatcttgtatttgtctatatatatatatatatatatatatatatatatatatatatatatatatatatatatatatatatatatatatacacatactcattctgacaaatctatgcactcacatatataaactatatttacaaATTGtagatgggcgaatctgtcccgttttgctttgccaaaaaatttggcGAAAACAAATCGAACtgcttgaagtcaatgggcatcaaaataattctgacgcgtgacaattttgacgctaACGGCAAtatttatacgcacgactatttggtccaaatgccttaaagtcaatgggtgtccgaattaTTTGTACATGCAATAATTTTATTTGTCACGCCAGATTTTGcggcggcaaattttcaccgcaaacccatgcctggtgaatgtattcgctcatcactaattgtagattttagtatcacaatagtctatgatattatgcttatcCAATAAATAATCCAACCAAAAAGTGTTAatggaatcagccatcacatcatcatctGGCAGGGCAGATGAAAGAGTTCTTttactctagtctaaaggggtggcctctattTCTCTGATCTTTTCTATGAGGATAATGaagcttttttccagagaaaacaaccacaaccatAACAGTCTTTACTTATATAgtagtttaaatcttccatccctcttatcagtttagttgcatgtctttATTGgtaaagtctatataaatataccagtaaatcctcaaagtaatgctgctctgagtcctctgtctaaagatacaccacatttctttccttctattgtgtgggcttctgtatcagacttcctgtttttaggttaaacctccagggctagggcttgagcatgctcagtttgctcctctctccctcccttttcccctctacctcctccctgctgtaatatgagcccagagctatgagtgaggagagagaaactcaggcaggaagtgatgtcacaccatgacaatatggcagctgctatcataaacaaacagagagcttctagagctttttactcaggtatgataaagcattctgcagaataaatcgTGTTATAGTTTCACTATTATGGccaatatattggcaataaactacttcagtagctttccttttactttaaaggaacaattcagtgtagaaataaaaattgggtatATAGAAAGgtggtgcaaaacaaaaaatgtttctaatttagttcattagtcaaaaatgtaatccataaaggctggagtagacagatgtttaacataatagccagaacattacttcctgctttccagttagtcagcgacttaaaggggggccacatgggacataactgttcaatgagtttagtggaaaccaagagagctgaaaaacaggaagtagtgttctggctattatgttagacatccagtcactccagcctttatacattacatttttggctaactaactatattagaaacattttttattttgcatatactatctatttacctagtggcagatttatcaaaggtcgaagtgaattttcgaattaaaaaactttgaatttcaaagtattttttgggtacttcgaccatcgaataggccaaattcgactttgactccgattcgaattgaaaatactgagaatattcgaccatttcgaaaatcgaagtactgtctctttaaaaaactttgacttcgacacttcgccactttaaacatgccgaattgctatgttagcctatggggtcctcctagaacctagagccaaaatttggctaagttttaaaaagtcaaagtattttttttgaaaatcgtttgttccatcgatcgattgaacgattttaatttgaccaaaaacggccaaaaaaattcaaaaacaaaagttcgactatcgaatttagacaattcaatggtcgaatttagaagttttttaacttcgaaatttaaccctgcactgcatactcaagttaaggccttaccagggacctataaggaggcaaaatatgtttttatgcttGAGGTAAtgcctttttaatgcaagacataactttatttgctttagtagccaatgAACGACGCTGCCTAGAATTATACACCTGGTTATCCACAAAAATTTCCAGATCCATCTCAAATAAGCATATATCCTACTCCCATCTTCACCTCATCTCATATCAGATGATGTCTCATAAATAGATTATCTTTTAAAGGGAATCTACTATTTTTAGTATCAGTGAATATTTTCTGAGCCCTTTTATGAAGTAATATATATTATCAGGGAGAAGTATAAGACTGAACTGTGGGCGTGATCAAAAGCTTCTTGTAACAACTtaccgtggtggtctagtgggagggggttgGCAGGGGACGCCCGCCGCAAGGTACTTCCTCTTCTTCCAGCGTTACTTAGGGCGTGTCTCTGCTCCCTTAATAGGCGCATTCGCCTggttacgtcagcgcgcaatggcgcgaaatttcaaatgtttaaaaggcacATTTGGGCTGTAGTTCATTGCCCGTTATATGTTTCTTCTTGTAACTTCCTGGGTGCACTACCTGTTTAGTTTTCCTGTTATTTGATaccctgttgtgacccctgcctgctactgcctatcctgacttctgtaatcctgatcctgcctggttaccgactcttctgtatccatATCCCTTCTGATTAATCTctcggtttgacccttgcctgtaggactctgcttgtactctgcctgccccgacccggcctgatttgactacgctttctgtctacaccttgtactgtgaccttctgcccaaagactttgctttactgtcgtgcccctttgctcgtccaaaACCCTTCGATTgacacctctcttaataagacctggtggcatccgattagccgagggctcctcctgaagtgaatggtggctgttaaaggcagaagcaagtgccgtgaacagggtgcttagcattggttcggatttagggtgccgactgtgacactTCTTGTTTGAGAACATAAGTAAATTAGTTAGTAAAATTACCCAacatccagttgtttttagagtaaattagaatatttaaacttAATTGATAGGAGACTTGATTGAAAACACAGGAATAAAGTAAAAACttgatttattaatacaatttattttgatGACACCAGGGCATGTATTCTGATTATGAAATATTACAAGGAGTTATTTTTTGGATAACTTTGGTTTTCTCGAATATCCTATCTTAAAATCAAATGAAAGCAACTAAGTCCTTATATTGTGCATCAGGTCAGCAATGTATTATCCAAAAAAGGTCAACGGCACACCGCATGCTACAGTTGGCATCACAGTGCCAGAATGAAATTAGGGTAACTAAATAGCACATGTTTACCAATTGCTGAATCTGTTCTTTGACTCTCTTTCTCTACTGAGTGGATGTAGGGAACATCTCTTTAgtcagatgagattcaattttggCTAAAGAAActcactaaggggcctatttactaacattgggatttcctttttttcataatttgtatttttgctctaataattcgagtttttttttaatttctctaaaactctaaaaaactgtaatacaaaacttcttcaagttaaagaagaactaaaccctaaaaaatgtgtctaaaaataccatatttcatTTACTGaccttattgcagcagcctaaagtttcagcttgtcaatagcagcaatgatccaagacttcaaacttgtcacagggggtcaccatcttggaaagtgtctgtgacactcacatgctcagtgggctctgagcagctgttgagaagctaagcttagggctcgtcactaattatccagcagaaaatgagcttcccctgtaatataagctgatgctacagggctgattattaaattctgatgctaattgcactggtttctgtgctgccatgtagtaattatctgtattaattactattaattcagccttatattgtgacatttctattctatgtgtactgtatattgtgagtgggtccctaagctcagtaagtgacagcagcacagagcatgtgcagtgaatcagcagagaagaagatggggagctactggggcatctttggagacacagatctttactggtaaagggctgtgtatgccttgggctggtacagaagcacaaaacataatatacaacttttctagctacttattttttaagctttatttctctttaaagCAGCCAAGGTCCCATAAATGTCAATGGGAGATGTGCTGATCCTACTGGAAATTTTTTTGTAGCcgttcaaatttttagaggttttctaaaaaacaattttagcttgtaattcagcacttttttctgtttctattttttctatttggatcttttaataaattttcatggcagtggtggttttagagaaataaaatgtaatcatggtttcaaaaagatctaataccactaaaattcgacctttaaaaaTGGTCCTTTAATTGTCTCTAAATATATagtgttttttatcttttaatattgGAACGATCCTTGGCAAAGCTTTAGCCTCCttgattttattaaagttttctttATATCTTTGTTTCTGAAGGCATAAATGAAGGGATTCAAAAGAGGAGTAATGACAGTATAAATAAGAGAAAGGAACTTGTTATACTGGGTTCCCTTTGGCACAACATACACAACTATAGCTGTGATATAATACAAACCTGCTACAGTGAGATGGGAAGAGAGGGTGGAATAGGCTTTCTGTTTAGATTCAGCACTTTTAATCTTCAAAATGACAATAATTACATGGGTATAGAGTCCGACAGTTACTGTGAATGGGACTACACCTGCAAAAAAGGCCCCAAAATTTGTGACCACTTGAGTGATAAATGTATTGGGGCAAGCCAGGGACTGCAGAGGATAATAATCACAAATGAAATGATTGATTTCATTAGGCCCACAGAATTCCAAATTAGCTGTGAAGACTGTGGAAATAGATACTATGATAATTCCAACAATCCATGGTAGAAGTGTAAGCTGCACACATAACTCCTGGGTCAT
The sequence above is a segment of the Xenopus laevis strain J_2021 chromosome 8L, Xenopus_laevis_v10.1, whole genome shotgun sequence genome. Coding sequences within it:
- the LOC121397326 gene encoding olfactory receptor 49-like, with protein sequence MDKGNKTTVEEFILLAFSDLYQLQIPLFFVTLLVYIMCVFGNVIIIFIVRAEPSLHTPMYFFISTLSTLEIIFVSCIIPNLLANLIADKKSISFSGCFIQLFVTATLGTAECYLLAVMAFDRVLAINKPLQYVSIMTQRVCVQLVLLPFILGIINVSIPTGFTAALEFCGPNEINHFFCDFAALQSLACSSPYMSQMVTNSGAIFASGLPFTITVGLYIHIIIIISKIKSAESKQKAFSTCSSHLTVAGLFYITTIIVYAVPKGSQYDRFFALIYTVITPLLNPFIYTFRNKDVKRVLIKSRRLKLCQGSFRY
- the LOC121397327 gene encoding olfactory receptor 10A3-like is translated as MRNFLIKRNEGEANYYIDFQCHIMKRFGSLMDKVNNTAVEEFILLAFSDLYQLQIPLFFVVLFVYIICMFGNFVIIILVIAEPSLHTPMYLFICELAVLEIMYVTCIVPNLLANLIADKKSISFSGCFIQLFCSCTLGTAECYLLAVMTFDRDLAINKPLHYSAIMTQELCVQLTLLPWIVGIIIVSISTVFTANLEFCGPNEINHFICDYYPLQSLACPNTFITQVVTNFGAFFAGVVPFTVTVGLYTHVIIVILKIKSAESKQKAYSTLSSHLTVAGLYYITAIVVYVVPKGTQYNKFLSLIYTVITPLLNPFIYAFRNKDIKKTLIKSRRLKLCQGSFQY